AACTTGAATTTGCTGAGATAAAAGATTAGATGCGGTAGCGGCTTGATGTATCAACCATTCGGTTAGATTCAATCGAAGAGCGGGGTTAACCACTCCTGGGCGACGTTACATATGAAGTCGCCCAGTTTTTTTTCTTCTGCAAATTCGAGTAGAATATATCGACAACAACAACAGGTATCGTATGCGGAATCAAGCGCAATATTGGGATACGATTCTCGACCCGAGAAATCTATCCGATAAGCGAGATCTCCTAACTCAATTCGAGTTGGAAACAGAACGAGCGTTTTATCAGACACCGGCGCAACAGTATGCGTACCAGCTGATGGGCGAGGTGCAGGGGAAGAAAATCCTAGAACTCGGCGGTGGACTTGGCGTGAATGCGGTGATCCTAGCGTGCGCTGGCGCGAAGGTAACTGTCATAGATATTTCCGAGAAACGAGTTGAATGGATGCAGCGGTTAGTGGCGCAAACGCAGTTGCAGTCGCAGGTTCAGGTTATTCGGATGTCGGCGGAAGAATTAGCGTTTCCGGCGAATCGTTTTGATATCGTGTATTCGAATGCGGTGTTAATTCACGTTGATAAACAGAAGACCGCAAGAGAAGTTCGTCGCGTGTTAACTCCGGGTGGGAAAGCGATTTTTGTTGAACCGCTGAAGTACCATCCGTTGGTGAATCTGTATCGGTTTACGGTAGCGCCGAAAATCTGGCGGGAAATCGCGCAGTATTTTTCGTTTCAGGATATAGAAACGTTAGGGAAATTGTTCCGTGAGTATACGCATCGTGAGTTTTATCTCGTATCCTTTTTCGCATTCTACTGGGAATTCGGGAAACGCAATCTCCCGCGATTTCAGAAAAGTTTAGCTCGCTGGCAGAAGGTAGATAGCCAGATTCTGCGAATATTTCCCTTTCTCAACAAACTATGCTGGTTCACGGTTTTCTGCGGGACGAAATGAAAACGCCATCACCCGCTCACCGTTCACCGTTCAGGTCGCACCGGATTAACTGAAACGAATGCAAACAAGGTCGGTTTTTTACTTTGTGTCCGCAGAGGTTTTTTCGTAGCGTTCTTTGCGAGAACGATTATGCTTCCAACTTTCCATCGCGCGCTAACGCAATATAGGTTTCTGCAAACGGGTCTCGGTTCAGGAGCACTTCACCGGCTGCTAGCAAGCTCATCAGACGTTTATCGAGCGGGTCGAGAATTGCCGCATCTAATCCGGCAGCCATACACATCAAAAGAAATGCGGTATTCAGCAATTTCCGGTTCGGCAGCCCGAACGAAACGTTACTCAACCCGCAAATGATATGCGAGTTCGGGAACTGCGATTTGAACAACCGGATAGTTTCAAGCACCAGAAGACCGGATTCCGGCGATGCGCTAATCGGGCGAACTAACGGGTCGAAATAAACATCTTCCGGCGGAACTCCGGCATCGAACAGTTTTTTGGATAACGTGGTAGCTTTTTCGAGTTGTTTTTCTGGCGTCTCTTGAATCCCGTCGTCGTCCATACATAGCGCGATAACCGACGTTTTATATTTAAGAACTAACGGCAGCATCGAGTTGAACCGGTTCGTTTCCCCGCTGATAGAGTTGATTAACGCTTTTCCTTGGTGAACCGATACTGCGCGTTCGGTTGCGGTTGCATTCGGGCTATCGATACATAACGGTTTATCTACCACCGCTTGCACGGTTTTAACCAGCCATTCTAACGCCGCTGGTTCGTCTTCAAGTAAAGTTCCGGCATTAACATCGATGTAGTGTGCGCCGGCATCTGCTTGGTCTTTAGCGGTCTGCTGGATGAACGCAGTATCGCGATTCCGCACCGCCGGTTCAATCGTTTTCCGGCTGGTATTAATTCGTTCGCCAACGATGATCATAGGTTCCTCCTCGAAGGTAAGCTGAATAAATGAACTACTATTTTTACCGTAATATAGCTTTGTTTGTCAAGAACAATTGCGAATAGCGTTAGCTTGCGCTATTTTGGAACACATCCACGACTCGAGTTTATCCATAATCAGTCGTGGGGTTTCAGCGATACGCATCCGTTTATGGTTATCGAGCGCTAGTTTGATTCCGAAGAACGATTCCTGCGCTAGCTGGATTCGATGCAGCGCTTTATCGATCGTCGGCCAAGCGTTTTCCAGCAGAATAGCTTGCGCGTTAATTGCGGTATAAATCGGCCAGATTTTACTCCACGGTTCCGCATCAATATCCACTGGGGTTTCGAGCAGTTGCCGAACGAATGCTCGATTTTCCAGCACCGAGTCAAATTCTGCTACCGCTTGGCATAAGCGGAATAAATCGACGGCGATTTGTTTCGGTAAGACCATTAATAAATCGCAAAGCAATCGCAGTTCAGCGATATCTGCTTCCGTATACACATACCGACTGCGTTTAATATTCGAATTCAGTCGTACCGGACGGATAATTCCCTCTTTAATCCATACTTTCAATTTTTTCTCGGTTAGTTCAAAATAGCCGAGGAATTGGAGTTTTTCAACCACTTCGTTCACGAAATAGAGTTTCGGTTGAACTTCTGGCATATCCGTTACCTCCAAGAAAATTTTTTGTATATATAATCATATATCAAAAAGTTCTACATTGTCAAGTAAAAAATGCAAAATTAAATCCATTTTATTATTGACAAATACTATAAATTATGCTATTATTTCTGCCGAAATTATCCAAATTATATTTAGAATAATTATTCTACAATTGGCTGGAAGCGGGGTTGAACCCGAATTGAACCGGTCAATTCGGGTTCCGCTCCGTTTCACCTTAAGGTTCCCTGCAACGTTAGGTCACGGTTCGAATCCGTTCGGATTCAATTTCAGCGCAACCTGAATTACCGTTGCCTAAAGTCAAAGAGAACATGCTGAGGATATCCATGATGAATGGTATTCACATTATGCACGATATCAATCGATTCGAAGCGGAGTTCGTTCGGCAGATTGAAGCTGGCTATACGCCGCTCGATGCGTTGCACCGAACCTTCGTTTCGCTCGGTAACCAATATCTCCTGCAGGTTGACCGCATCGGCGTATCCGGATTTCCGCTAGGCGCACGGGAAGTGCGTGGAAAGTTCGGCGATAAAATTTTTGCGGTTCGTCAGGGAACGCAGTATGTCAAAGACTACAAGAAACCATCGAATCCGCGAACGGCTCGCCAACAAGCGAACCGGAATAAATGGAAAACGATAGCGCAATCCTGGAAGAATGTCTCCGATGCGGAAAAAACGGAATATAACCGTCGCGCTACCGGACAACGGTTCAGCGGATTTAATCTTTATGTTCGAGAACAATATCGACAGTAATCACCAACCATCAACGAAAAACCTACCGAAAAAACCGAAGTTCAAACTGCAGGGCGCAACCGCGAATTCCGAATATTTCGTTCGATATCCACAGAAGGTCTACGACATGATTCTGATGAGCAATCTTCCGGTTCAGGCGAAAGAAATCCTTGATGTAGTTGCCCGATTTACCTACGGTTTTGGGATAAAAAGCAGTTATTTCCCGTGGGTTTCAATCCAACCGTTTGTTAGCGGACATAAATCCAAGGTTAATCGCATCATCAAAGGATTGATTAACGCAAGAATATTAATAGGTGGACCGATTCAATCAAAATATAATAAGAATATCGGCGGGTGGGAATTAGCCATCAACGGTAATACCGATGAGTGGGATGTCAGTCGCGATAATGATAAACTCGATAATCACCGCAAATTACAGAAAATCTCCGCTGGATTGAAAGCAATGAATAAATCGCATGTAAAGCAATATCCACAGAACGATATACCAAAACAGCCCGAATTTGAAATTTCTGACTGTGAATTTGCTGCAGCCCCAGATGAGCAAATGACCCAGAACTCGGAAACCTGGTGCATAACTTAACCCAGCTTTTCGTATGAACGATTGATTTTTTTATCGTTATCTGAAACGATAGATATTAATAATAGAGAAAGATAAGGAAGAGATAGTATCTATCCCTTGAGGGGAAAATTTATTAACACCAATAAAATCAATTAGTTAAACCCTAAAACTACCTGGAAAACCTAGGGTATATTCACACCCAGCTCGGTTACCATCAGGGGAAAAGCAAAACCTTTCGTCAATAGGAATTTACCCATTAATAAACCGATACTTGGTAGGTTACGGCGCTGATTCCTCTAATTGGGTTAAAATAGTCGCAACGTCAGTTACCCAAGCGAACCCAAACGCTAAATTGAGCAGACTCGCGAGATGCATCTCTTCGGAGATACTCCCGGTACCGTCAGCGAGAAAGAATACCCGATAATCGCGATAGTAGGCATCACGCGCCGTAGATTCACAACACATGTTTGTCATTATTCCGGTAATAACAATATCTTCTATTTTGAGACAGCGTAATACGGTTTCTAAATCGGTATTGTAAAACGCTGAATACCGATGCTTGAAGACCACCTTTTCGTGAGCGGTCGGAGATAGTTCCGGATGGATTTCGCTTTCCGGGCTTCCTTCAAGGCACATCCCTTTCCACCACCACCCCATTATTCCGGCATCAAGCTGGTCTGGATGGTGAACGTGTCGCGTGAAAATTACCGGCCGATTCGCTGTTCGGAACGCGTGAATGAGCTTTTTTAAGTTTGAGAGGATTGCGAGTCCACCGCAGGTATAGGTCGGTGAATTCGGGTCAAGGAAGAAAAGTTGCATATCAATCACCAGGAGAGCGGATTTCTCCTTGTTCAGTTGCATTCTGTGGGTATTGAACGCAGCAATATGTTCTAACCACAGGTTCGTTTTAGCGGAAATGGTTTCTTGCGTGACGTAGGGTTCCATAGGATTCTCGCTCCGAAAATTGGTATTCGTGGTATTCGATTTTTTCGCCATTATTCTTCTTCATGAATGGTATCGTAAAACGCAAGGTAGTTCTTGTTATCTTTCCCATCGAGAAACTCCATCGCTGACCGCGGATGGAGATTCATCTGCCCAGTCAGCATATAGGGAATATCGTATCCCCAGGTAACTTTTTCGCGTAACGGAACGACGTATTCCTGCAAACATTTTATCACCGGCCGAAGTCGGAATTTAGGATTTTTTAAGAACCCTAATAATAACTCTAACGGACAATTACCGGCACCGCGCCCTAATCCGTCTAATGTCGCATCGAGATAACTCGCACCTAAAATCAGTGCTTCGATAGTGTTCGCATACGCAAGTAACTGATTGTTGTGCGTGTGGATTCCGACTTTCTTCCCAGCTTGTTCTGCATACGTGAGATACTTGCGCATTAACGCATGGATTTCTTCGGAATATAATGCACCGTAGCTATCCACCAGATAAATGACATCAACCTCGGTCTGGCATAGAATCGTTAACGCTTCGTCTAACTCATTTTCTTGCACCACGGATACCGCCATCAGATTGACCGTGGTTTCGTAACCTTTCTCGTGTGCATCTTTAATCATATCGACTGCGGTGGGAATCTGATGGATATACGTGGCGATCCGAATCATATCCAAAACGCTCTGTTCTTTCGGTAGGATATCTTCGTGGTAGTCGGTTTTCCCGACATCTGCCATTGCCGAAAGTTTTAATGCGGTTTTATTCTCGCCAACTATCCGGCGAATATCATCTTCATCGCAAAACTTCCAGCAGCCGAATTCCGTCGGTGAATATATTTTCTTCGACCCTTTATACCCTATTTCCATATAATCAACGCCAGCTTCGATGCAGGTCTGATACACCGCACGAACGAAATCATCTTCGAAACAAGCGTTGTTCATGAGCCCGCCGTCGCGAATCGTGCAATCGAGCACTTTGATATCTGGCCGATAGGTTAGCCACGTTCCTTTCTTTTCCGACCAACGAGGTTGGATTTCTTTTTTTGCCATTGTGGTTTCCCTCCATATTTTTTATTGCACGGAAAAATATCTGGTTAATTGCGGTGAGTTCGTTCGCTGAGAACACCGAAACCCGTTAGATATTTTAGTTGGTTATTGTAACGGATATAGCATTTTTCGTCAAGAGGGACGACATCTACACGAGGTTGCGCAACGGTAACCCGCGAAAAAATAGAGCGGGTATATTGAACTGGTAAAATTTGTCGGTTCCAGATATCGAACCATTTGACAAAAATTAGGATTACCAATTATAATAAATAACTTAATAGATTATTAGGATTTATACGGTGGGATAGTTAAAAAAACCGTGGAATCCGATTTAATCTAAGGAATCATTTTTCATTCATGAAAGGAGTATATAGTTATGGCAGTGAAAGTTGCAATCAATGGGTTTGGTCGAATCGGTCGGCAAGTGATTCGACGCGCAGTTGAAACGAACGTTACGGAACTCGATTTCGTTGCGGTGAATGATATCACCGATGCGAAAACGCTTGCGCATCTGCTAAAATATGATTCTAACTACGGAATATTTGATGCGGAGATTAAAGCGACGGACTCGAGTATTCTGATTAACGGGAAAGAACTAAAAGTGCTGGCGATGAAAGACCCGAAGCAGCTTCCGTGGAAAGATTTAGGCGTCGAATTCGTCCTCGAATCAACGGGATTATTCACCGATGCAAAAGGCGACCCAGCAAAAGGGAAACCCGGTGCTGCGGTGCATCTGGAAGTCGGAGCGAAAAAAGTAGTTATATCAGCGCCGGCGAAAAATGAAGATATCACTATCGTACTCGGAGTGAACGAAGATAAATATGACCCGACCAAACACCATATCATCTCGAACGCTTCGTGTACCACTAACTGTCTAGCGCCGTTTGCGAAAGTTCTACACGACCATTTTGTGATTAAAAAAGCGTTAATGACGACAATCCATGCTTACACGAACGACCAGCGGATATTAGACCTCCCGCATAAAGATTTACGGCGCGCCCGTGCCGCCGCGTTATCAATGATTCCGACAACCACTGGCGCCGCAAAAGCGGTCGCGTTGGTTATGCCGGAATTGAAAGGAAAATTTGACGGGTTTGCGATGCGTGTTCCGACCCCAACGGTATCGGTAGTCGATTTAGTCGCTGAAGTAGAAAAATCAACCACAGTTGAGGAAGTCAATACCGCGTTCAAATCCGCGGCTGCCGGCCCGTTGAAAGGTATTCTTGAAGTTAGTGAATTGCCGTTAGTCTCCATTGATTTCAAAAAGAACCCAGCTTCATCAATAGTCGATTTACCTTCAACGATGGTCAATAACGGAACGTTGGTTAAAGTTATTTCGTGGTATGATAACGAATGGGGTTACGCTTGCCGAGTAGTTGATTTGTTGAAACTGATGGCAAAGAAACAATAACAATAGAAAATAACCAAAAACATAACCGCAAAGACGCAAAGAATTGTATGCGATGTCCCTAACGATAATACCAACCTTCTTTGCGTCTTTTGCTAAACGGCGCATTCGTTGCGGTTCGGTTTTATCTTAATCTTTTTATGCGTAAACCGATTGTAGCAGGAAATTGGAAAATGAATGAAACCATCCGGGAAGCACAAGAACTCGCTACCGGATTAGCGAAAGAAATCGGGCATCTAACCAATATCGATATGGTACTTTGTCCGCCGTATACGGCGTTGTTTGCGGTGCGCGAAGCTATCCACGGAACGAATATCAAACTCGGAGCGCAAGATGTGTTCTGGGAACCGGTCAACGGCGAGTTTACCGGCGAAATATCGCCGGCAATGCTGGTAGATGCTGGTTGTCAGTATGTCATCATTGGCCATTCAGAACGGCGTGGAACGAAATATGAACCCACGACACCGGCGTATCGCTTATTCCAAGAGAAAAATGAAAGTGTAAATCTGAAAGTTAAATCTGCGTTAAACTCGGGTTTGGTTCCGATCGTATGCGTTGGTGAAACGTTGGAAGAACGGAATCAAGGGATAACCGAAAAAGTTGTTGCAGACCACGTTCTGAATGGGTTGCTGGGACTGACCCCTGAAGAGTTAAAAAAGACCGTTATTGCCTACGAACCGGTCTGGGCGATTGGTAAAGGGAAAACGCCGGCAACTCCGCAGCAAGCTGCGGAAGTCCATCAGTTTATCCGCGCGTTATTGAACACCCAGTTTGGCGCTGAAGTAGCAGCATCTATCCGCATCCAATACGGCGGTAGTCTGAATGAGAAAAATGTCGCTGATTTGTTGCCGATACCGGATATTGACGGCGGGTTAGTCGGTGGTGCGTCACTGAAAGTCGATGCGTTCAGTTTCTTAGTTAAAAAAGCAGCTGAAATTAAGAACTATTGTTGAGCATATAGATTATTTAGACAGAATTTATTAAATAAAATAAATAGATAGATACGTTACTCCATATAAAAATAAAAAGTAAAATTTCTTCGGGAAATTAGACCGCAAGAAAAAGGAGGAGATTTAAAGTGAGACTCGGAGTATTAACCGGCGGTGGCGATTGTCCGGGATTGAACCCAGCGATTCGCGGTGTAGTGATGCGAGCGCTCGATTATCACGATGAAGTTATCGGATTCCGCGAAGGTTGGGCAGGAATTATTAAAGGAGACGCTATTCCGCTAACCTTGGAAGATGTAGAAGAAATTATCGGGAAAGGTGGAACAATTCTCGGGAGTTCGCGCACGAATCCGTATAAGAAAGATAAAGAAACCGGGAAAGACCGGGTCGCTGAGGTTATTGCGACCTTTAAAAAATTTGAACTAGATGCGTTAATTGGTATCGGCGGCGATGATACACTCGGGGTCGCAAGTAAACTCTATTCCCAAGAAGGGCTACCATGCGTTGGAGTTCCGAAAACGATGGATAATGATTTATATTGTACCGATTTCACGTTCGGGTTTGATACCTCGGTAACGCTAGCGGTGGATGCGGTTGAACGATTACGCGATACCGCAAAATCGCATCGACGAGCGATGGTGCTTGAAGTTATGGGTCGACATGCAGGGTGGGTAGCGCTATATACTGCAATTGCTGGCGGTGCAGATTGGGTGTTATTACCTGAACAGAATGACCGCATCGAAAAAGAACTGGAAGATATGTTAGCGCATCTACAAGAAATCAGAAAACGTGGGAAACGATACGCTATCGTGGTCGTCTCTGAAGGAGTAGAACTCCCGAAAAAAACTGAAACAGAAGAAGAATTAGATGAATTCGGACATATGCTACTGAAAGAGCGCGGAATCGCGGATGCGGTCGCTAACTATATTAAAGATAATACTGGTTGGGATACTCGAACTGCGGTTATTGGGCATATGCAGCGAGGCGGGCCGCCGACGTTGTTCGACCGAATGCTCGGAACACGGGTTGGCGCAAAAGCCGTTGACCTTGTGCATGAAAAGAAATTCGGACAAATGGCAGCACTGGTCGGGAACGAAATCGTTGGTGTCGATTTGAAAGAAGCGGTTGGAAAACAAAAGTTGGTTACCGAAGATTGGATTAAATTCGCTAAAATATTTTTTAAATGATTCCACTGGTTCTAAAGACGATTGCCCAAGTTTTCACTCTGGGTAATCGAGATTTTCAATCTGTGTAATCAATATCTATGGAGTAAAATATGGCTAACGTTCATTATCGCGAGCTTGGTCTCGTTAATACGAAAAAAATGTTTCAAATGGCAATGAAAGGTGGATACGCTATCCCGGCATATAATTTTAATAATATGGAACAGTTGCAGGCGATAGTTCGTGGATGTATCGAAAGTGAATCACCGTTTATCCTGCAGGTATCTAGCGGTGCGCGGAAATATGCTGACCAAACTTTGCTGAAATATCTCGCCCAAGGAGCAA
This DNA window, taken from bacterium, encodes the following:
- a CDS encoding class I SAM-dependent methyltransferase yields the protein MRNQAQYWDTILDPRNLSDKRDLLTQFELETERAFYQTPAQQYAYQLMGEVQGKKILELGGGLGVNAVILACAGAKVTVIDISEKRVEWMQRLVAQTQLQSQVQVIRMSAEELAFPANRFDIVYSNAVLIHVDKQKTAREVRRVLTPGGKAIFVEPLKYHPLVNLYRFTVAPKIWREIAQYFSFQDIETLGKLFREYTHREFYLVSFFAFYWEFGKRNLPRFQKSLARWQKVDSQILRIFPFLNKLCWFTVFCGTK
- a CDS encoding cysteine hydrolase; translation: MEPYVTQETISAKTNLWLEHIAAFNTHRMQLNKEKSALLVIDMQLFFLDPNSPTYTCGGLAILSNLKKLIHAFRTANRPVIFTRHVHHPDQLDAGIMGWWWKGMCLEGSPESEIHPELSPTAHEKVVFKHRYSAFYNTDLETVLRCLKIEDIVITGIMTNMCCESTARDAYYRDYRVFFLADGTGSISEEMHLASLLNLAFGFAWVTDVATILTQLEESAP
- the tpiA gene encoding triose-phosphate isomerase, with product MRKPIVAGNWKMNETIREAQELATGLAKEIGHLTNIDMVLCPPYTALFAVREAIHGTNIKLGAQDVFWEPVNGEFTGEISPAMLVDAGCQYVIIGHSERRGTKYEPTTPAYRLFQEKNESVNLKVKSALNSGLVPIVCVGETLEERNQGITEKVVADHVLNGLLGLTPEELKKTVIAYEPVWAIGKGKTPATPQQAAEVHQFIRALLNTQFGAEVAASIRIQYGGSLNEKNVADLLPIPDIDGGLVGGASLKVDAFSFLVKKAAEIKNYC
- a CDS encoding 6-phosphofructokinase, which gives rise to MRLGVLTGGGDCPGLNPAIRGVVMRALDYHDEVIGFREGWAGIIKGDAIPLTLEDVEEIIGKGGTILGSSRTNPYKKDKETGKDRVAEVIATFKKFELDALIGIGGDDTLGVASKLYSQEGLPCVGVPKTMDNDLYCTDFTFGFDTSVTLAVDAVERLRDTAKSHRRAMVLEVMGRHAGWVALYTAIAGGADWVLLPEQNDRIEKELEDMLAHLQEIRKRGKRYAIVVVSEGVELPKKTETEEELDEFGHMLLKERGIADAVANYIKDNTGWDTRTAVIGHMQRGGPPTLFDRMLGTRVGAKAVDLVHEKKFGQMAALVGNEIVGVDLKEAVGKQKLVTEDWIKFAKIFFK
- a CDS encoding replication protein, yielding MFENNIDSNHQPSTKNLPKKPKFKLQGATANSEYFVRYPQKVYDMILMSNLPVQAKEILDVVARFTYGFGIKSSYFPWVSIQPFVSGHKSKVNRIIKGLINARILIGGPIQSKYNKNIGGWELAINGNTDEWDVSRDNDKLDNHRKLQKISAGLKAMNKSHVKQYPQNDIPKQPEFEISDCEFAAAPDEQMTQNSETWCIT
- a CDS encoding helix-turn-helix domain-containing protein codes for the protein MPEVQPKLYFVNEVVEKLQFLGYFELTEKKLKVWIKEGIIRPVRLNSNIKRSRYVYTEADIAELRLLCDLLMVLPKQIAVDLFRLCQAVAEFDSVLENRAFVRQLLETPVDIDAEPWSKIWPIYTAINAQAILLENAWPTIDKALHRIQLAQESFFGIKLALDNHKRMRIAETPRLIMDKLESWMCSKIAQANAIRNCS
- the gap gene encoding type I glyceraldehyde-3-phosphate dehydrogenase, producing MAVKVAINGFGRIGRQVIRRAVETNVTELDFVAVNDITDAKTLAHLLKYDSNYGIFDAEIKATDSSILINGKELKVLAMKDPKQLPWKDLGVEFVLESTGLFTDAKGDPAKGKPGAAVHLEVGAKKVVISAPAKNEDITIVLGVNEDKYDPTKHHIISNASCTTNCLAPFAKVLHDHFVIKKALMTTIHAYTNDQRILDLPHKDLRRARAAALSMIPTTTGAAKAVALVMPELKGKFDGFAMRVPTPTVSVVDLVAEVEKSTTVEEVNTAFKSAAAGPLKGILEVSELPLVSIDFKKNPASSIVDLPSTMVNNGTLVKVISWYDNEWGYACRVVDLLKLMAKKQ
- a CDS encoding aldolase catalytic domain-containing protein, whose translation is MAKKEIQPRWSEKKGTWLTYRPDIKVLDCTIRDGGLMNNACFEDDFVRAVYQTCIEAGVDYMEIGYKGSKKIYSPTEFGCWKFCDEDDIRRIVGENKTALKLSAMADVGKTDYHEDILPKEQSVLDMIRIATYIHQIPTAVDMIKDAHEKGYETTVNLMAVSVVQENELDEALTILCQTEVDVIYLVDSYGALYSEEIHALMRKYLTYAEQAGKKVGIHTHNNQLLAYANTIEALILGASYLDATLDGLGRGAGNCPLELLLGFLKNPKFRLRPVIKCLQEYVVPLREKVTWGYDIPYMLTGQMNLHPRSAMEFLDGKDNKNYLAFYDTIHEEE
- a CDS encoding methyltetrahydrofolate cobalamin methyltransferase — its product is MIIVGERINTSRKTIEPAVRNRDTAFIQQTAKDQADAGAHYIDVNAGTLLEDEPAALEWLVKTVQAVVDKPLCIDSPNATATERAVSVHQGKALINSISGETNRFNSMLPLVLKYKTSVIALCMDDDGIQETPEKQLEKATTLSKKLFDAGVPPEDVYFDPLVRPISASPESGLLVLETIRLFKSQFPNSHIICGLSNVSFGLPNRKLLNTAFLLMCMAAGLDAAILDPLDKRLMSLLAAGEVLLNRDPFAETYIALARDGKLEA